The Chryseobacterium sp. 52 genome includes a region encoding these proteins:
- a CDS encoding DUF502 domain-containing protein codes for MKKPTFENIANFFLKNFFQGLVIIGPIGLTIFVIWYIVSAIDNIIPSVAKQIPGLVFVSTILMTAILGYLGNKFVVGRFFFDTMDSLLEKTPGVKHIYTPTKDVMSSFVGDKKKFNDPVWVKTNENPEIWRIGFLTQKEMSDVDKHNYVAVYLPHSYAISGWVIVTEEKNIKPVVGMTAASAMKFAVSGGVAGFHSDDNIFKAPE; via the coding sequence TTGAAAAAGCCGACCTTCGAAAATATTGCCAATTTTTTCCTGAAAAATTTCTTTCAGGGATTGGTTATTATTGGTCCCATCGGGCTTACTATCTTTGTGATCTGGTATATTGTCAGTGCTATTGACAATATCATTCCTTCCGTTGCCAAGCAAATTCCGGGGCTGGTTTTCGTTTCAACAATTCTGATGACTGCGATTCTGGGCTATCTGGGAAATAAATTCGTAGTAGGAAGATTCTTTTTCGACACTATGGACAGCCTTCTGGAGAAAACTCCGGGGGTGAAACATATTTATACCCCTACAAAAGACGTCATGTCTTCATTTGTAGGTGACAAGAAAAAATTCAACGATCCTGTCTGGGTAAAAACCAACGAAAATCCGGAGATCTGGAGAATCGGTTTTCTCACCCAAAAAGAGATGTCGGACGTTGACAAACACAATTACGTTGCAGTATACCTGCCCCATTCCTACGCTATTTCAGGATGGGTAATTGTTACGGAAGAAAAAAACATCAAACCTGTAGTGGGTATGACTGCGGCTTCTGCCATGAAGTTTGCCGTAAGCGGCGGTGTAGCAGGTTTCCATTCTGACGACAATATATTTAAAGCTCCGGAGTAA
- a CDS encoding tRNA-(ms[2]io[6]A)-hydroxylase — MFKLKLPTDPRWANIAEGNIGEILTDHAWCEQKATTNAISLINMLPEYPEIVTELIAIAQEELDHFSQVHEIIKKRGFVFGKARKDDYVNELAKFVVQGSREDLIVDKLLFAAMIEARSCERFKVLTENIKDEELKTFYKELMISEANHYATFIGFARELGDIEKVNKRWEEWLEYEASIIKSYGNKETIHG, encoded by the coding sequence ATGTTTAAGTTGAAACTTCCTACCGATCCAAGGTGGGCAAATATTGCAGAAGGAAACATAGGAGAAATTTTAACGGATCATGCATGGTGCGAGCAGAAAGCCACAACAAATGCAATCAGTTTAATCAATATGCTTCCTGAATATCCGGAAATTGTAACAGAACTTATTGCTATTGCGCAGGAAGAACTTGATCATTTTAGTCAGGTCCATGAAATTATTAAGAAAAGAGGATTTGTCTTCGGTAAAGCGAGAAAAGATGATTATGTCAATGAATTAGCTAAATTTGTCGTTCAGGGAAGCAGAGAAGATTTAATTGTTGATAAATTACTTTTCGCTGCCATGATTGAAGCAAGAAGCTGTGAAAGATTTAAAGTTCTTACAGAGAACATTAAAGATGAAGAGCTTAAAACTTTTTATAAAGAATTAATGATCTCAGAAGCTAATCACTACGCAACTTTTATAGGTTTTGCAAGAGAGCTGGGTGATATAGAAAAGGTCAATAAGCGTTGGGAAGAATGGCTGGAATATGAAGCCAGCATCATAAAATCTTACGGAAACAAAGAAACAATTCACGGTTAA